The following proteins come from a genomic window of Streptomyces liliiviolaceus:
- a CDS encoding discoidin domain-containing protein, with protein sequence MRPQRRGWRGIAAVLSTALLLLGWPALTSAAEAAGPDLAAGRPATASSAHAEYAANNITDGNQGTYWQSAGSSFPQWVQTDLGATARVDEVVLRLPAGWESRSQTLSVQGSADGTSFTTLKTSASYAFSPGSANTVTVTFPAAQARHIRIEITANTGWQAAQLSALEVREAGDSSANLARGRTLTASSHNETYVPANAADGNKASYWESRNNDLPQWIQVDLASSVRVDRVVLRLPDGWGARSQTLKIQGSANGTDFTDLTASKAYAFAPGDGNSVTISFDATTTRYVRVLVTANTVQPAAQVSELEVYGPATGDTQAPSAPADLAYTEPATGQIRLTWKASDDNTGVTGYDVYANNELLTSVAGTVTTYTDNRPGSATVSYFVRAKDAAGNVSGNSNTVTRRGDSGDTQAPTAPANLSLTEPAAGQIRLAWNASSDNTGVTGYEVYANNSLLTTVGGTVTTYTDNRSASATVSYFVRAKDAAGNVSGDSNTVTRNGTSGPGSNLAVGKPITASSTVHTFAAENANDNSTSTYWEGSGHPATLTVKLGANADVSSLVLKLNPDSSWGARTQNIQVLGREQDASGFTSLVAAKDYAFNPSSGNSVTVPVTARVADVQLRFTSNTGAPAGQLAEFQVIGTAAPNPDLEVTALTASPASPVESDEITLTATVRNSGEAAAPASAVALRLGGTKVATASVAALAAGATRTVSASIGARDAGTYQLSAVADEAGAVIEQNETNNTYTSPTSLVVRPVSSSDLVPVLTTTPSGPADGDTVTFKAAVRNQGTTASAGGAHGITVTLVDSKGATVKTLTGSYDGTIAAGATSGAVTLGTWTAANGSYTVRTTVAADANELPVKRENNTASQSLFVGRGANMPYDMYEAEDGATGGGAATVGPNRTVGDLAGEASGRKAVTLNSTGEYVEFTAKAATNTLVTRFSIPDSAGGGGIDATLNVYVNGTFRKALPLTSKYAWLYGAEAGPGNSPSAGAPRHIYDEAHLMLGETVPEGAKIRLQKDAANTSKYAIDFVSLEQVSPVANPDPAAYAVPAGFGHQDVQNALDRVRMDTTGKLTGVYLPPGDYETSSKFQVYGKAVQVVGAGPWYTQFHAPSGQDNTDIGFRAENTAKGSSFKNFAYFGNYTSRIDGPGKVFDFANVSDMVIDNTWTEHMVCLYWGANTDRVTISNARIRNTFADAINMTNGSTDNHVVNNESRASGDDSFALFSAIDAGGADMKDNLYENLTSILTWRAAGIAVYGGYDNTFRNIHIADTLVYSGITISSLDFGYPMNGFGTSPTTVENVSVVRSGGHFWGSQTFPGIWLFSASKVFQGIRVNDVDIVDPTYSGIMFQTQYDAGGRPINPIKDTILTDISVTGARKSGDAYDAKSGFGLWANELPEPGQGPAVGEVTFNGLRFGGNAVDVRNTTSTFKININP encoded by the coding sequence ATGAGACCGCAACGCCGGGGATGGCGGGGGATAGCCGCCGTCCTCTCCACCGCCCTGCTCCTGCTGGGTTGGCCGGCGCTGACCTCCGCCGCGGAGGCCGCCGGGCCCGACCTCGCCGCCGGACGGCCCGCCACCGCCAGCAGCGCCCACGCCGAATACGCCGCGAACAACATCACCGACGGCAACCAGGGAACGTACTGGCAGAGCGCCGGGAGCAGCTTCCCCCAGTGGGTCCAGACCGACCTCGGCGCCACCGCCCGCGTGGACGAGGTGGTGCTGCGACTGCCGGCCGGCTGGGAGAGCCGCAGCCAGACCCTGTCCGTCCAGGGCAGCGCGGACGGCACCAGCTTCACCACACTGAAGACCTCCGCGTCCTACGCCTTCAGCCCCGGCAGCGCGAACACGGTGACGGTGACCTTCCCCGCCGCCCAGGCCCGGCACATCCGGATCGAGATCACCGCCAACACCGGATGGCAGGCCGCCCAGCTCTCCGCGCTGGAGGTCCGCGAGGCCGGTGACTCCTCCGCGAACCTGGCCCGCGGCCGCACCCTCACCGCGTCGAGCCACAACGAGACCTATGTGCCGGCCAACGCGGCCGACGGCAACAAGGCCAGCTACTGGGAGAGCCGCAACAACGACCTGCCGCAGTGGATCCAGGTGGACCTGGCCTCCTCCGTGCGCGTCGACCGGGTCGTGCTGCGCCTGCCCGACGGCTGGGGCGCCCGCAGCCAGACCCTGAAGATCCAGGGCAGCGCCAACGGCACCGACTTCACCGACCTGACCGCGTCCAAGGCCTACGCCTTCGCGCCGGGCGACGGCAACTCGGTCACGATCTCCTTCGACGCGACCACCACCCGGTACGTACGCGTCCTGGTCACCGCCAACACCGTGCAGCCCGCGGCCCAGGTGTCCGAGCTGGAGGTCTACGGACCGGCCACCGGCGACACCCAGGCGCCGAGCGCGCCCGCGGACCTCGCCTACACCGAGCCCGCCACCGGCCAGATCCGGCTGACCTGGAAGGCGTCCGACGACAACACCGGAGTGACCGGCTACGACGTGTACGCGAACAACGAGCTGCTGACCAGCGTCGCGGGCACCGTCACCACCTACACCGACAACCGCCCCGGCAGCGCCACGGTCTCCTACTTCGTCCGGGCCAAGGACGCGGCCGGGAACGTCTCCGGGAACAGCAACACCGTCACCCGCCGCGGCGACAGCGGTGACACCCAGGCACCCACCGCGCCCGCGAACCTGTCCCTCACCGAACCGGCCGCCGGGCAGATCCGCCTCGCCTGGAACGCCTCCAGCGACAACACCGGGGTGACCGGCTACGAGGTGTACGCCAACAACAGCCTGCTCACCACGGTCGGCGGCACGGTCACCACGTACACCGACAATCGGTCCGCGAGCGCCACGGTCTCGTATTTCGTCCGGGCCAAGGACGCGGCCGGGAACGTCTCCGGCGACAGCAACACCGTGACCCGCAACGGCACTTCGGGCCCCGGCTCCAACCTCGCGGTCGGCAAGCCGATCACGGCCTCCTCGACCGTGCACACCTTCGCCGCCGAGAACGCCAACGACAACAGCACCTCCACCTACTGGGAGGGCTCCGGCCACCCCGCCACCCTCACCGTGAAGCTCGGCGCCAACGCCGACGTCTCGTCGCTCGTCCTCAAGCTCAACCCGGACAGCTCCTGGGGAGCCCGCACCCAGAACATCCAGGTCCTCGGCCGCGAACAGGACGCCTCAGGCTTTACGAGCCTGGTCGCCGCGAAGGACTACGCCTTCAACCCCTCAAGCGGCAACAGCGTCACCGTGCCCGTCACCGCGCGCGTGGCCGACGTGCAGCTCCGCTTCACCTCCAACACGGGCGCCCCGGCCGGGCAGCTCGCCGAGTTCCAGGTGATCGGCACCGCCGCGCCCAACCCGGACCTTGAGGTCACCGCGCTGACCGCGTCCCCGGCCTCACCGGTCGAGTCCGACGAGATCACCCTGACCGCCACCGTCCGCAACAGCGGCGAGGCCGCCGCACCCGCCAGCGCCGTCGCACTGCGCCTGGGCGGCACCAAGGTCGCCACCGCGTCCGTCGCCGCCCTCGCGGCCGGCGCGACACGGACCGTCAGCGCCTCCATCGGGGCACGCGACGCGGGCACCTACCAGCTCAGCGCCGTCGCCGACGAAGCCGGCGCGGTCATCGAGCAGAACGAGACCAACAACACCTACACCAGCCCCACTTCACTCGTCGTACGCCCGGTCAGCAGCTCCGACCTCGTGCCGGTGCTGACCACCACACCGTCCGGCCCGGCGGACGGCGACACGGTCACCTTCAAGGCCGCCGTGCGCAACCAGGGCACCACCGCCTCGGCGGGCGGCGCGCACGGCATCACGGTCACGCTCGTCGACTCCAAGGGCGCCACGGTGAAGACCCTGACCGGCTCCTACGACGGCACGATCGCCGCCGGAGCCACCAGCGGGGCCGTCACGCTCGGCACCTGGACCGCGGCCAACGGTTCGTACACCGTCCGCACCACGGTCGCCGCCGACGCCAACGAACTCCCGGTCAAGCGGGAGAACAACACCGCGAGCCAGTCCCTGTTCGTCGGACGCGGCGCCAACATGCCCTACGACATGTACGAGGCGGAGGACGGCGCCACCGGTGGCGGCGCGGCGACCGTCGGGCCCAACCGGACCGTCGGCGACCTCGCGGGCGAGGCGTCCGGCCGCAAGGCGGTCACCCTCAACAGCACCGGTGAGTACGTGGAGTTCACCGCCAAGGCCGCGACGAACACCCTGGTCACCCGCTTCTCCATCCCGGACTCCGCGGGCGGCGGCGGGATCGACGCCACCCTCAACGTCTACGTCAACGGCACCTTCCGCAAGGCGCTGCCGCTCACCTCGAAGTACGCCTGGCTGTACGGGGCGGAGGCCGGCCCCGGCAACTCCCCGTCCGCGGGAGCCCCGAGGCACATCTACGACGAGGCGCACCTGATGCTGGGCGAGACCGTTCCGGAGGGGGCGAAGATCCGGCTGCAGAAGGACGCGGCCAACACCTCCAAGTACGCGATCGACTTCGTCAGCCTGGAGCAGGTCTCACCGGTCGCCAACCCGGACCCGGCCGCGTACGCCGTCCCGGCCGGCTTCGGTCACCAGGACGTGCAGAACGCCCTCGACCGGGTGCGGATGGACACCACCGGCAAGCTCACCGGTGTCTACCTCCCGCCGGGCGACTACGAGACGTCGAGCAAGTTCCAGGTGTACGGCAAGGCCGTGCAGGTGGTCGGCGCCGGACCCTGGTACACGCAGTTCCACGCCCCGTCGGGCCAGGACAACACCGACATCGGCTTCCGGGCGGAGAACACCGCTAAGGGTTCCTCGTTCAAGAACTTCGCCTACTTCGGCAACTACACCTCCCGTATCGACGGGCCGGGGAAGGTGTTCGACTTCGCGAACGTGTCGGACATGGTCATCGACAACACCTGGACCGAGCACATGGTCTGCCTCTACTGGGGAGCCAACACCGACCGGGTGACGATCAGCAACGCGCGGATCCGCAACACGTTCGCCGACGCGATCAACATGACCAACGGGTCGACGGACAACCACGTGGTCAACAACGAGTCCCGGGCCTCAGGCGACGACAGCTTCGCGCTGTTCTCCGCGATCGACGCGGGCGGCGCCGACATGAAGGACAACCTCTACGAGAACCTGACCTCGATCCTCACCTGGCGGGCCGCCGGCATCGCCGTCTACGGCGGCTACGACAACACCTTCCGCAACATCCACATCGCCGACACCCTGGTCTACTCGGGCATCACGATCAGCTCGCTGGACTTCGGCTATCCGATGAACGGGTTCGGCACGTCTCCCACGACCGTCGAGAACGTCTCGGTGGTCCGCTCCGGCGGCCACTTCTGGGGCAGCCAGACCTTCCCCGGCATCTGGCTGTTCTCCGCCTCCAAGGTCTTCCAGGGCATCCGCGTCAACGACGTGGACATCGTGGACCCGACCTACAGCGGAATCATGTTCCAGACCCAGTACGACGCCGGCGGTCGGCCCATCAACCCGATCAAGGACACGATCCTCACCGACATCTCGGTGACGGGCGCCCGCAAGAGCGGGGACGCCTACGACGCGAAGTCCGGGTTCGGGCTGTGGGCCAACGAGCTGCCGGAACCGGGTCAGGGCCCGGCGGTCGGCGAGGTCACGTTCAACGGTCTGAGGTTCGGCGGCAACGCCGTGGACGTCCGCAACACCACCTCCACCTTCAAGATCAACATCAACCCCTGA
- a CDS encoding CARDB domain-containing protein encodes MRWRPLGRRSLTGAVIAALMTTGLIPLAMTSSARAATAPDSEGAKAAAAVNLALGRAATAGGSNGSYTAGNVTDGSQASYWEGPTGSFPQWVQVDLGATRTVDQVVLKLPAAWESRSQTLSLQGSTDGSSFSTLAASTGRAFNPAQANTVPVTLSSPATTRYVRVNITGNTGWNAAQLSELEVIGDDGGTTPPPTGTNLARNKPVEATSSVQSYVAANATDDSTSTYWEAAGHPSDLTVKLGADADITAVVVKLNPDQAWGARTQGIQVFGRENSASGFTSLRDRADYAFSPSRDSNSVTIPVTGRWSDVRLRFFSNTGAPGGQVAEFQIVGTAAPAPDLTVTGLDWTPASPSERDAVTVNATVRNAGTARSAATTVEASLEGTVAGSGNVPALEPGASATVAVAAGTRPAGSYGVSAVVDPRNTVAELDDSNNSRTAASRLVVGQAPGPDLEVSGITSSPANPAVGSSVSFTVAVHNRGTTAAAAGSVTRLQVGSTTLNGTTAQVAAGATVNVAISGTWTATAGGATLTATADATGVVTETNENNNVLAKSLVVGRGAAVPYTELEAEDGRYQGTLLTADAKRTFGHTNFATESSGRKSVRLNSTGQFVEFTSTTPSNSIVVRNSVPDAASGGGAQATISLYANDTFVQKLDLSSKHSWLYGTTDDPEGLTNTPGGDARRLFDESHALLAQSYPVGTKFRLQRDAGDTAAFYVIDLVDLEQVAPATTKPANCTSITEYGAVPNDGLDDTDALQRAVTADQNGTISCVWIPAGQWRQEQKILTDDPLNRGQYNQVGIRDVTIKGAGMWHSQLYTLTPPHQAGGINHPHEGNFGFDIDHNTQISDIAIFGSGTIRGGDGNAEGGVGLNGRFGKGTKITNVWIEHANVGVWAGRDYSNIPELWGPGDGLEFSGVRIRNTYADGINFANGTRNSTVYNSSFRNTGDDALAVWSSKYVKDTSVDIGHDNHFRNNTIQLPWRANGIAVYGGYGNTIENNVIADTMNYPGIMLATDHDPLPFTGQTLIAGNALHRTGGAFWNEDQEFGAITLFAQGQDIPGVTIRDTEIYDSTYDGIQFKTGGGSMPGVKITDVKIDGSRNGSGILAMSGARGSAALTNVTITDSAEGSVLIEPGSQFTITGAPVGASAARLNR; translated from the coding sequence ATGAGATGGAGACCCCTCGGCCGCCGGTCACTGACCGGTGCCGTCATAGCCGCGCTCATGACGACCGGGCTGATACCGCTGGCCATGACGTCGAGCGCCCGGGCCGCCACCGCCCCCGACAGCGAGGGGGCGAAGGCGGCTGCCGCCGTCAATCTCGCGCTCGGCCGGGCGGCCACGGCGGGCGGCTCGAACGGCTCGTACACCGCCGGGAACGTCACCGACGGTTCCCAGGCCTCCTACTGGGAGGGGCCGACCGGGTCCTTCCCGCAGTGGGTCCAGGTCGACCTCGGCGCGACCCGCACCGTCGACCAGGTGGTGCTCAAGCTGCCCGCCGCCTGGGAGAGCCGTAGCCAGACGCTCTCCCTCCAGGGCAGCACCGACGGCTCCAGCTTCAGCACCCTCGCGGCCTCGACGGGCCGGGCGTTCAACCCGGCGCAGGCCAACACCGTCCCGGTCACCCTCAGTTCTCCCGCCACGACCCGCTATGTGCGCGTGAACATCACCGGGAACACCGGCTGGAACGCCGCCCAGCTCTCCGAGCTGGAGGTGATCGGCGACGACGGCGGCACCACTCCGCCTCCCACCGGCACCAACCTGGCGCGCAACAAGCCGGTCGAGGCCACCTCGTCGGTCCAGTCGTACGTGGCCGCCAACGCCACCGACGACTCCACCTCCACCTACTGGGAGGCGGCGGGCCACCCCTCCGACCTGACCGTGAAGCTCGGCGCCGACGCGGACATCACCGCCGTCGTGGTCAAGCTCAACCCGGACCAGGCGTGGGGCGCCAGGACCCAGGGCATCCAGGTGTTCGGCCGGGAGAACTCGGCGAGCGGCTTCACCTCGCTGCGCGACCGCGCCGACTACGCCTTCAGCCCCTCCCGGGACAGCAACTCGGTGACCATCCCGGTCACCGGCCGCTGGTCCGACGTCCGGCTGCGGTTCTTCTCCAACACCGGGGCGCCCGGCGGCCAGGTCGCCGAGTTCCAGATCGTCGGGACGGCCGCACCCGCGCCCGACCTGACCGTCACCGGCCTGGACTGGACCCCCGCCTCGCCCTCCGAGCGAGACGCGGTGACCGTCAACGCCACCGTCCGCAACGCGGGCACGGCGCGCTCGGCCGCCACGACCGTCGAGGCAAGCCTGGAAGGCACGGTCGCGGGCAGCGGCAACGTACCCGCGCTCGAACCGGGCGCGTCCGCCACCGTGGCCGTCGCCGCGGGCACCCGGCCGGCCGGCAGCTACGGCGTCTCCGCCGTGGTCGACCCGCGCAACACCGTCGCCGAACTCGACGACAGCAACAACAGCCGCACCGCCGCGTCCCGGCTGGTCGTCGGCCAGGCACCCGGCCCCGACCTCGAAGTCAGCGGCATCACCAGCAGCCCGGCCAACCCGGCCGTCGGCTCCTCCGTCTCCTTCACCGTGGCCGTGCACAACCGCGGCACCACCGCCGCGGCGGCCGGTTCCGTGACCCGGCTCCAGGTCGGCTCCACCACTCTGAACGGCACCACAGCCCAGGTAGCTGCGGGCGCCACGGTGAACGTGGCCATCAGCGGCACCTGGACGGCGACCGCGGGCGGGGCCACCCTCACCGCGACGGCCGACGCCACCGGAGTCGTCACCGAGACCAACGAGAACAACAACGTCCTCGCCAAGTCACTCGTCGTCGGCCGGGGCGCCGCCGTCCCCTACACCGAGCTGGAGGCGGAGGACGGCCGCTACCAGGGCACCCTCCTGACAGCCGACGCCAAGCGGACCTTCGGACACACCAACTTCGCCACCGAGTCCTCCGGCCGCAAGTCCGTCCGCCTCAACTCCACCGGCCAGTTCGTCGAGTTCACCTCGACCACGCCCTCCAACTCGATCGTGGTGCGCAACTCCGTCCCCGACGCCGCGAGCGGTGGCGGGGCCCAGGCCACGATCAGCCTGTACGCCAATGACACCTTCGTGCAGAAGCTCGACCTGTCGTCGAAGCACAGCTGGCTGTACGGGACCACGGACGACCCCGAGGGGCTGACCAACACGCCCGGCGGTGACGCACGTCGGCTCTTCGACGAGTCGCACGCGCTGCTGGCGCAGTCCTACCCCGTCGGCACCAAGTTCCGGCTGCAGCGGGACGCGGGCGACACGGCCGCGTTCTACGTCATCGACCTGGTCGACCTGGAGCAGGTCGCGCCCGCCACCACCAAGCCGGCCAACTGCACCTCGATCACCGAGTACGGGGCCGTGCCGAACGACGGGCTCGACGACACCGACGCCCTCCAGCGGGCGGTCACCGCCGACCAGAACGGCACGATCTCCTGCGTGTGGATCCCGGCCGGGCAGTGGCGCCAGGAGCAGAAGATCCTCACCGACGACCCGCTGAACCGCGGCCAGTACAACCAGGTCGGCATCCGGGACGTCACCATCAAGGGTGCGGGCATGTGGCACTCCCAGCTCTACACGCTCACGCCGCCGCACCAGGCCGGTGGTATCAACCACCCGCACGAGGGCAACTTCGGCTTCGACATCGACCACAACACCCAGATCTCCGACATCGCCATCTTCGGCTCGGGCACCATCCGGGGCGGCGACGGCAACGCCGAGGGCGGTGTGGGCCTCAACGGCCGTTTCGGCAAGGGCACGAAGATCACCAACGTGTGGATCGAGCACGCCAACGTCGGTGTGTGGGCCGGCCGCGACTACTCCAACATCCCCGAGCTGTGGGGCCCCGGCGACGGGCTGGAGTTCTCCGGCGTCCGCATCCGCAACACCTACGCCGACGGCATCAACTTCGCCAACGGCACCCGTAACTCGACCGTGTACAACTCGTCCTTCCGCAACACCGGTGACGACGCGCTCGCCGTGTGGTCCAGCAAGTACGTGAAGGACACCTCGGTCGACATCGGCCACGACAACCACTTCCGCAACAACACGATCCAGCTGCCGTGGCGGGCCAACGGCATCGCGGTGTACGGCGGTTACGGCAACACCATCGAGAACAACGTCATCGCCGACACGATGAACTACCCCGGCATCATGCTCGCCACCGACCACGACCCGCTCCCCTTCACCGGGCAGACCCTCATCGCGGGCAACGCCCTGCACCGCACGGGCGGCGCGTTCTGGAACGAGGACCAGGAGTTCGGCGCCATCACCTTGTTCGCGCAGGGGCAGGACATCCCCGGCGTCACGATCCGTGACACCGAGATCTACGACTCGACGTACGACGGCATCCAGTTCAAGACGGGTGGCGGCTCGATGCCGGGTGTGAAGATCACCGACGTGAAGATCGACGGGTCGAGGAACGGCTCCGGCATCCTCGCGATGAGCGGGGCCCGGGGCAGCGCCGCCCTGACGAACGTCACGATCACCGACTCGGCCGAAGGGAGCGTACTCATCGAGCCGGGCTCGCAGTTCACCATCACCGGCGCGCCCGTCGGGGCGTCCGCCGCCCGCCTCAACCGCTGA
- a CDS encoding PP2C family protein-serine/threonine phosphatase codes for MLHNDAADVLLPGIRPGTPLADAVPAWLSAAHDALRAPGRTPRRAPDSPTGQEADAPVTGAIGERTFEAHPSLRDDGTVAWWLVDDTDHLLAQKALRMERKRTAFLAEASSTLLSSLNLGRCMDVTAQLAAEHLADAALVIAPTHGRRLPVVTCLRGGTPVLAHESVDPDEVPGLGEALRGFPPVPSRWIDPSTAPVWMVPEGFGTVGSIVITPLPGHGVPAGALVLLRRSGGVAFTESEEVFARLFAARAGAAMSAARLYAEQTSITEVLMRELLPPSLHQISGVDYAGGYRPSADHERVGGDFYDVHPAAVEGEASLVALGDVCGKGLEAAVLTGKIRNTLHALLPLADDHQRMISLLNTALLNSHHARFVTLVLASAVREGNAVNLRLTSAGHLTPLIVRADGTVEEAETRGTLVGAMPEAPAHTTALTLAPGESCVLYTDGITEAEGGPMGGVQFGEERLKRVLSECVGMPSESIVERVQMLASQWVGKGRHDDMAVVVISAPRTHHLSAVNGHTRGRFTA; via the coding sequence GTGCTGCACAATGATGCCGCGGACGTTCTGCTGCCCGGGATCCGGCCCGGTACACCCCTCGCGGACGCGGTGCCGGCCTGGCTGTCGGCGGCGCACGACGCGTTGCGGGCCCCCGGGCGGACACCTCGGCGCGCACCCGATTCTCCCACCGGCCAGGAGGCCGACGCACCCGTGACGGGTGCGATCGGGGAGCGCACCTTCGAAGCCCATCCCAGCCTGCGCGACGACGGCACGGTGGCCTGGTGGCTGGTCGACGACACCGATCACCTGCTCGCGCAGAAGGCCCTGCGCATGGAGCGCAAGCGGACCGCGTTCCTGGCCGAGGCGTCCAGCACGCTGCTCTCCTCCCTCAACCTGGGACGCTGCATGGATGTCACCGCACAGCTCGCCGCGGAGCATCTCGCCGACGCGGCCCTGGTGATCGCGCCCACCCACGGGCGACGGCTGCCGGTGGTGACCTGTCTGCGCGGCGGCACCCCCGTGCTGGCCCACGAATCGGTGGACCCCGACGAGGTGCCGGGGCTCGGCGAGGCGCTGCGCGGATTCCCGCCGGTGCCCTCGCGGTGGATCGATCCGTCCACCGCGCCGGTCTGGATGGTGCCCGAGGGCTTCGGCACGGTCGGCTCGATAGTGATCACCCCGCTGCCCGGCCACGGCGTCCCGGCCGGTGCCCTCGTCCTGCTGCGCCGTTCCGGCGGCGTGGCGTTCACCGAGAGCGAGGAGGTCTTCGCCCGGCTGTTCGCCGCGCGTGCCGGGGCCGCGATGTCGGCCGCCCGCCTGTACGCGGAGCAGACCTCGATCACCGAGGTGCTGATGCGCGAGCTGCTGCCGCCCTCGCTGCACCAGATCTCGGGCGTGGACTACGCCGGCGGCTACCGGCCGTCCGCGGACCACGAGCGGGTCGGCGGCGACTTCTACGACGTCCACCCGGCCGCCGTCGAGGGCGAGGCGTCGCTGGTCGCGCTCGGGGACGTGTGCGGCAAGGGCCTGGAAGCGGCCGTCCTGACCGGGAAGATCCGCAACACCCTGCACGCGCTGCTCCCCCTGGCCGACGACCACCAGCGCATGATCAGTCTGCTGAACACCGCGCTGCTCAACTCCCACCACGCCCGGTTCGTGACCCTGGTCCTGGCCTCCGCCGTACGCGAGGGCAACGCGGTGAATCTGCGGCTGACCAGCGCCGGACACCTGACCCCGCTGATCGTGCGGGCGGACGGCACGGTCGAGGAGGCGGAGACCCGCGGCACCCTGGTCGGCGCCATGCCGGAGGCACCGGCCCACACCACCGCCCTCACCCTCGCGCCCGGGGAATCCTGCGTGCTCTACACCGACGGGATCACGGAGGCGGAGGGCGGGCCGATGGGCGGCGTCCAGTTCGGCGAGGAGCGGCTCAAGCGCGTCCTGTCGGAGTGCGTGGGCATGCCGTCCGAGAGCATCGTGGAACGCGTCCAGATGCTCGCCTCCCAGTGGGTCGGCAAGGGACGGCACGACGACATGGCCGTCGTCGTGATCTCCGCACCCCGCACGCACCACCTCAGTGCGGTGAACGGCCACACCCGGGGCAGGTTCACCGCATGA